One segment of Agromyces albus DNA contains the following:
- a CDS encoding ABC transporter permease → MPHDTAHLLVEPVETSDTRAPGLETPLRGSSTRGTDAHDDFRSLEAGLDRLQTDPDRAPSAWNRFTTSVLPPIVFVVALIVAWQLYIVIAQPRPDLAPSPLDVFTALGQAWESGRLQLAVATSLERGVLGFLIAVVIGTPLGLLLAEVKPLRRAMGPIISGLQVLPSVAWVPAAIIWFGLTDATAYFVVLMGAVPSIVNGLIAGVEQVPPQLRRVGTVLGAGPARLATLVVLPAALPGYVAGLKQGWAFSWRSLMAAEIIATGGTIGFGVGSMLDQSRELADLAGVLATILVILAIGILIELAFFAPLERRMLRRRGLLPGGVR, encoded by the coding sequence ATGCCGCATGACACCGCACACCTGCTGGTTGAGCCTGTCGAAACCAGCGACACCCGAGCACCGGGTCTCGAGACGCCGCTGCGCGGCTCCTCGACCCGCGGTACCGACGCCCACGACGACTTCCGCAGCCTCGAAGCCGGCCTCGACCGGCTGCAGACCGACCCCGACCGCGCCCCGAGCGCGTGGAATCGCTTCACCACGAGCGTCCTGCCCCCGATCGTCTTCGTCGTCGCGCTCATCGTCGCGTGGCAGCTGTACATCGTGATCGCCCAGCCTCGTCCTGACCTCGCGCCCAGCCCGCTCGATGTCTTCACCGCGCTCGGCCAGGCATGGGAGTCGGGTCGTCTGCAGCTCGCCGTCGCGACGAGCCTCGAGCGCGGTGTGCTCGGATTCCTCATCGCGGTGGTGATCGGAACCCCGCTCGGGTTGCTGCTGGCCGAGGTGAAGCCGCTCCGTCGCGCGATGGGTCCCATCATCTCGGGCCTCCAGGTCCTGCCGTCGGTCGCTTGGGTGCCGGCCGCGATCATCTGGTTCGGCCTCACGGATGCCACGGCGTACTTCGTCGTGCTCATGGGCGCCGTGCCGTCGATCGTGAACGGACTCATCGCCGGCGTCGAGCAGGTGCCGCCGCAACTCCGACGCGTCGGCACGGTGCTCGGCGCCGGACCTGCGCGACTCGCCACCCTCGTCGTACTGCCGGCCGCCCTTCCGGGCTACGTCGCCGGCCTCAAGCAGGGCTGGGCGTTCTCGTGGCGCTCGCTCATGGCCGCCGAGATCATCGCGACCGGCGGCACGATCGGCTTCGGCGTCGGCTCGATGCTCGACCAGAGCCGCGAGCTCGCCGACCTTGCCGGCGTGCTCGCGACGATCCTCGTGATCCTCGCGATCGGCATCCTCATCGAGCTCGCGTTCTTCGCCCCCCTCGAGCGACGGATGCTGCGACGCCGCGGCCTGCTGCCGGGAGGCGTGCGATGA
- a CDS encoding FAD-dependent oxidoreductase, translating into MTLPTLRVAIVGAGPAGIYAGNILNNAVRERGSEVAIDLFESLPAPYGLIRYGVAPDHPRIKGIVNSLHEMLDAGIIRLIGNVTVGRDISLDELHAHYDAVILATGAIRDADLDIPGIDLPGSYGAADFVAWYDGHPDVPRTWPLDATDIAVIGNGNVALDVARVLAKHPEDLRSTDVPANVYAGLEGSPVTDVHVFGRRGPAEVKFTPIELRELGEVPDVDIVVSDEDFAGVDAAAAANNQIKVMLRTLQSWRTREVGSASRRLHLHFFHTPVEVFGEGRVEGMRFERNAPVGDGSGAVVGTGTFVDYPVQAVYRAVGYYGSPVPGAPFDERRGVIPNDGGRVLDADGTPVPGLYATGWIKRGPVGLIGHTKGDAMETIANLIEDRDSLPAPTVAEADALLELLDDRGIHYTTWDGWLALDAHERALGETDAFVRERVKVVPRDEQVGISRDGALVGS; encoded by the coding sequence ATGACCCTCCCGACCCTTCGCGTCGCGATCGTCGGAGCCGGCCCCGCCGGGATCTACGCCGGCAACATCCTGAACAACGCCGTGCGCGAGCGCGGCAGCGAGGTCGCGATCGACCTCTTCGAGTCGCTGCCCGCCCCCTACGGCCTGATCCGCTACGGCGTCGCGCCCGACCACCCCCGCATCAAGGGCATCGTGAACTCCCTGCACGAGATGCTCGACGCCGGCATCATCCGGCTCATCGGCAACGTCACCGTGGGCCGCGACATCTCGCTCGACGAGCTGCACGCGCACTACGACGCCGTGATCCTCGCGACGGGCGCGATCCGCGACGCCGATCTCGACATCCCCGGCATCGACCTGCCCGGCTCCTACGGCGCGGCCGACTTCGTCGCCTGGTACGACGGCCACCCCGACGTGCCCCGCACGTGGCCGCTCGACGCGACCGACATCGCCGTGATCGGCAACGGCAACGTCGCACTCGACGTGGCCCGCGTGCTCGCGAAGCACCCTGAAGACCTGCGGTCGACGGATGTCCCGGCCAACGTCTACGCGGGCCTCGAGGGCTCGCCCGTCACCGACGTGCACGTCTTCGGCCGTCGCGGTCCCGCCGAGGTGAAGTTCACCCCGATCGAGCTGCGCGAGCTCGGCGAGGTGCCCGATGTCGACATCGTCGTCTCCGACGAGGACTTCGCCGGCGTGGATGCCGCGGCCGCCGCGAACAACCAGATCAAGGTCATGCTGCGCACGCTGCAGAGCTGGCGCACCCGCGAGGTCGGCAGCGCCTCGCGCCGGCTCCACCTGCACTTCTTCCACACGCCTGTCGAGGTCTTCGGCGAGGGACGCGTCGAGGGCATGCGCTTCGAGCGGAACGCCCCCGTCGGCGACGGATCAGGCGCCGTCGTCGGCACCGGCACGTTCGTCGACTACCCGGTGCAGGCGGTCTACCGCGCGGTCGGCTACTACGGCTCGCCCGTACCCGGTGCGCCGTTCGACGAGCGCCGCGGCGTCATCCCGAACGACGGCGGGCGCGTGCTCGACGCCGACGGCACGCCCGTGCCGGGCCTCTACGCGACCGGCTGGATCAAGCGAGGCCCCGTGGGCCTCATCGGCCACACGAAGGGCGACGCGATGGAGACGATCGCGAACCTCATCGAGGATCGCGACTCGCTGCCCGCCCCGACCGTCGCCGAAGCCGACGCGCTCCTCGAGCTGCTCGACGACCGCGGCATCCACTACACGACGTGGGATGGCTGGCTCGCGCTCGACGCGCACGAGCGCGCCCTCGGCGAGACCGATGCCTTCGTGCGCGAGCGCGTGAAGGTCGTGCCCCGCGACGAGCAGGTCGGCATCTCCCGCGACGGCGCACTGGTCGGCTCGTGA
- the fdxA gene encoding ferredoxin: MTYVIALPCVDVKDRACIDECPVDCIYEGERSLYIHPDECVDCGACEPVCPVEAIYYEDDLPDVWADYYKANVEFFDEIGSPGGAAKTGVLDFDHPLVAALPPQAEAARA; this comes from the coding sequence GTGACCTACGTCATCGCGCTGCCGTGCGTCGACGTCAAGGATCGCGCGTGCATCGACGAGTGCCCGGTCGACTGCATCTACGAAGGTGAGCGCTCGCTCTACATCCACCCCGACGAGTGCGTCGACTGCGGCGCGTGCGAGCCGGTGTGTCCCGTCGAGGCGATCTACTACGAAGACGACCTGCCCGACGTGTGGGCCGACTACTACAAGGCGAACGTCGAGTTCTTCGACGAGATCGGCTCGCCCGGCGGCGCCGCGAAGACGGGCGTGCTCGACTTCGACCACCCGCTCGTCGCCGCGTTGCCGCCGCAGGCCGAGGCGGCTCGGGCGTAA